The genomic window CTGGGGCAGCGGGAAGGCATCAGTTTCATCGACGATGATCAGATCGAAGTGCCCGATGAAGTTGTATAGCTGATGGATGGTGCATACGGTGAAGTGATGGTTGTATATCTGCTTGACCCCGTCATGCATGAGGTCGATATCACTTCCCTTGAATGCCGCACAGAGGCGCATATGCACTTCCTTCACCACATCTATCCTAGGGGAAGTGAAGGCCACATTCAGCCCGTTCATCCGTGCCCATTGGATACTTTCAAAGGTCATCTCCGTCTTGCCGGCCCCAGTCACTGCATGGACCAGCAGGGAGCCGCCCGTCTTCACCGTTTCAAGGATCCTTTCCGAAGCACGGGTCTGTTGGCTGCTGAGGGTGAAGGAGAGTCCATATGGACTCTCTTCCGCCATCCTTTCAGTGTCACGGCATCTAAGAGGGGTGATGCTGTCCGAGCGGCCCAGATTGACGCATTTCATGCAGTAGATTACCATCGACTCATGAAAATCCGCATAGTAGGTGTAGAAATAACGCCTGTCCCTGTTTCCGCAACGGTGGCATAGCGGCGGTTCGGCCTCTACACCTGCAGGTTTGTAGGTGATGTTGCCTGTATGGTCGAGTATCATCAATCGGCTCCTTTATTTTGGAATGAAAAAGGACGCAGCAAAGAATGCTGCGTCCCTGATCTATAGTTCAGTAGTCTGTATCGATTTCATAGGTCGTATAACCGAGCCCGAGCGCACCCTCACCAAGATGCGCTGCAATCACCGGCCCAAAGTAGCTCAACCTGAATGTTATATCCGGATAGTCGGCCTGCAGACTTTCCATCCATTTTCTGCCCTCTTCTTCTGCATTGCTGTGGATGACGACCGCTGTGACCGGTTTGCCCTTATGGCGCTCCATCTCCTTGGCGAAAACTTCCTCCACACGGGTCAATGCCTTCTTCTTCGTCCGTATCTTTTCGAAAGGTACGATCCTGCCCTCTTCGAATGCAAGTATTGGCTTGACTTTAAGCAGACTGCCGACCAGCGCCTGTGCATTCGTCAGCCGTCCGCCCTTCTGAAGGTTCGAGAGGGTGTCGACGACGAAATACGCATTCGTATGCTTCTGGCGCTTCATTTCCTCCAGCCGCTCAAGCAGCGTGTCCAGGGGAAGGCTGCCTTTGTTCTGCGCAGCATAGAGTGCCATGAATCCCTGGACATAGCAGGCGACCTCCGAATCGACTGCATGGACTTCGATTCCTTCAACACTCTGGCCCGCAGCCATCGCATTCTGGTAAGTGCCGCTGAGTGCACCCGAAAGATGGACGCTGATCACATCCGTGAATCCTTCGCTCCTCAAAGACTCCAGGAGGAGGATATAGTCACCGATTGACGGCTGGCTCGTTGTCGGCAGCTCATCCATCTGACGCATCTGTCCGAAGAATTCTTCATTGGTGATGTCTTCATCCTCCCTGTACACCTGGTCACCTATGAGGACATTGAGCGGGATGGTGCGGATATCGTATTTTTCTTTCAGCCCTTTGGGCAGGTAGGATGTTGAATCCACTACTACCGCTATCTTCATTCTCGTTCCTCCAATTTGCATTCACACTTCAATTTTCCATTCACACTTGATATACAGTTTACTACATTCCTAAGGAATCCGTCCATGTGTTACTATGTTCTAGAGGTGAACATATTATGGAACAGCAGTACATGAACAGGGTGGACACGACCACCGAAACAGTCATCAACAAGTCACGCTTCATCGCGTACATCCAGCGTACCGACTCCGAGGAGGCGGCAAAATCCTTCATAAATTCAATCAAATCACAGCATAAGGATGCCAACCACAACTGCAGTGCATACATCATCACACCAAGCGCCCTCATACAGAAGGCCGATGACGACGGGGAGCCCTCCGGCACTGCCGGCGTCCCCATACTTGAAGTGCTCAAGCGGGAAGGGCTCTATAATGTGACTGTTGTAGTCACCCGGTATTTTGGCGGCATCAAACTTGGGGCCGGCGGCCTGATACGCGCATACTCCGGTGCTGCTTCTGATGCTGTGAATGCCGCGGGCAAGGTAGTGGAGATCGATATGACCCCCTACAGGATTACGATGGACTATACGTATACGAACCGCTTCGAACATGAGCTCGAAGCATCCGGCATCGCCATCAGCGAGACGGCCTACACGGACAAGGTCACCTACCTGGTGCATGTGGAGGAAGATGACCGCCAATCATTCATCTCCCGGGTCCAGGAAATTACAAAGGATACGGCTGCCCTGGAGGAACTGGATATGATCCAGGCTGAGAGCCCCGTGGAATAATCAGGGGATCATGCGGTGGAAAATCCTTCTGGCAAAGTCCAAAACGGGTTTTTTATCGCTGTCGATGAGATTCGTCGCCTCAACGATGATCTCTGTTGTAAGGATGAGCAGAAGAATGATGATGACCGACCCTGGAATGGTCGACAGGTACAGGATGATGCTGGCCCCTGAGTACAGAAGGGCTATGAAATAGATCAGCACCACGCTCTCAGCGTGTGTATATCCCATATTCTGCAATCTGTGGTGGAGATGGCTGCGGTCGGCCTTAACCAGTGAGACATTGCTCCGGTAGCGCCTCAATGCTGCGAAGAACATGTCTATGAAAGGCACCGCGAGAATGATAATCGGGAAAAACAGTGAAATCAGTGTAATGTTCTTGAAACCCATAAGCGACACGACACTGATGATGAAGCCGAGCAGCATCGCCCCGTTGTCGCCGAGGAATATTTTGGCCGGGTGAAAATTGTACACGAGAAAGCCCAGGCACGCGCCGATGAGGATGACGCATATCATCATGACGAATATATTGCCCTGTAGGATGGTGATGAAGCCGATGCTGGTCAACGCAATGATGGAGACCCCTGTGGCAAGACCGTCCAGGCCGTCGACAAGGTTGATGGCATTGATGATCCCCACCATCCAGAGTATTGTGATTGGAATGGCCAATATGCCGAATTCGATTTCAACACCGAACGGTGTGATGCGGTCGATGAGGATGCCATATGATACCGGGACCAGGCTCGCCGCTATCTGCCCGATGAGCTTGAGTCCCGGTTTCAGATCATACTTGTCATCTATTATCCCCACAATGACGATGACGACCCCCCCGAGGATGATCGCCTTGTATTCCGCCTCGATGGGACGGGAGATGAGCACACCGATCGCAAAGGAGATCAGAATGGCCACACCTCCGAGGTATGGTATAGGTTTTAAATGGACTTTTCTGCTGTTTGGGTAGTCTACAAAGCCGAACTTGCGGCTCCCCCAAATGAAAATCGGCATCAGAATCAATGAAATCAAGAATGACACCGTCAATAGAAATAGAGTATACATATCATCACCGTCTTAAATATTTCCAATTCACTATATCACATTCCACTTTATTTATGGAACGCGCACCTGTTTTTGCACAATTATATTTTCCAATACCGTGGGTTTCGTTGTATAATTATGTCACTATGCAAAAGGAGATTTATAATGAAAAGAACAGAAAAAAAACGGATGCATCCCGCAATCAAAGTATTGCTTGCCCTCATCCTGATATCAGTCATTGTTTTTGCGGGGCTTATCGCCTATGTCTACTTCCAGCTTAAAGGCACTGCCAATCAGGTTTTCGATAACGATTTTTCCAACTCCACTTCGGAACTCAGGGAAACGGACGTCAGCTTCCGGAACGGAGATCCCGTCTCTGTCGTGCTGTTCGGTACGGATGATGACCAGGCACGCAATGAAAGCGGCATGGGTCAGCGTTCCGACACGATTATGGTCGTCACCCTGAACCCCAATACGGACGAAGGGAAAATAGTCAGCATCCCCCGGGATACGCGTGCAGAGATTGCAGATCGGGGCACAGTCGAGAAGATAAATCATGCCTACGCATACGGTGGGCCTGAATTGGCGAAGCGTACAGTGGAGAATTTCATGGATCTGCCTGTGGACCATTTCGTATCGATAAATATGGACGGCTTCACTACAATCATCGATGAAATCGGCGGTGTCAGCATAACAAGCCAGGATACTTTCCAGCAGTCGGGCTACCAGTTCACAGCAGGTGAGACCTACGAAATGGATGGAGATATGGCCCTCGCCTTCTCAAGAAGCAGAAAATCGGAGGGTGCAGGCGGCGACTCCGGCCGGCAGCACAGGCAGCAGCAGGTGGTTCAGGGCATTGCCCAGGAGATCATGAGTCTCCAGACGCTCACCAACTTCAACTCTGTATTGAATGTATTGAGCGATAATGTAAAAACCGATATTCCATTTGGTGAGCTTAACGCCCTCCGTTCGGACTACCAGGAGGGTGCACAGAACATGGACCGCCTTACACTGGAAGGTACGGACCAGAGACTGGATGATGGTCTATGGTATTTCCTTCCGAATGACGAATCGTACAATGAATTAAGAAGAGAGCTGCGCGAAAACCTGGAACTGGAATAAAAATGGAAGGGGGACAAGTATATGCTCATCGATTTCGTACTGAATGTTTCAATCACCATCACCGGCATATATCTGTTCCACCGGCTCCAGTACCTGGAAGACCGCAGATTCATTGATTCGGACATCTTTCAGGCGCTGCTGATGACCACCCTGTCCGTACTGCTGCTGATGGTACCCATCCATATGTATGATATGGTCTTCAGCCTTTATTTCATTCCATTGCTGATCCTCGTCAAGTACAGCGTCCCCTACCTGATCATCGGTTCGGTGCTGATCGTCTTCATGTTCCATCATATGATATTCAACTTTGACTGGCAGCTCTATCTCATATTCTTCATCCTCTATATACTGATCATGATGATACTGCCCTTCCTGAAATTCCAGAAGTTGAAGGCGCTCACTGCAGCAAGCATCATCTTCACTTCGCTCTATGTCATCAGCATCCATTTCTTTTTCCAGGCACTCAATCCATTACAGATGATCGTCTTCGTCCTGGCGAGTACCCTCGTTATGTTCGTAGCAATGATGATGTACGAGGACATCAATGCGATCCTCAGGCTCCTTAAACGCCATGAGGAGGAGGAATATAAGGACTTCCTCACCCAACTGGGAAATGTAAAGGCGCTGGACAACGCTGTCGTCGAGCTTCTGGAGGAGAGTGATACACTCAGCATGCTGCTCATCGACATCGATAATTTCAGTCTGATCAATGATGAACACAGCCACGCTTCAGGCGATGCGCTTATCAGACAGATGGCGCACCTTCTGAACAACCATGCCCCGACAGGCGGCATGCTATTCAGAAGCAGTGGAGAAGAGTTTTCCATGGTCATACCAGACCTGTCATTCGATAGGACGGTCAGGCTGGCCGAAGCAATCCGCAACAGCGTCGAGCGTGCAAACTTTCATATCAACGATACGGATACGGTCCACCTGACCGTATCGATTGGTGTCGGATACCAGGTTGTCGTCCCCCATACGAAGGGAAGGCTGCTCAAGGAAGCGGATGATATGGTGCACGCGGCAAAAAAACAGGGGCAGAACCGCGTCATGTTCAATCCACTATAAAAAACCAGGATTGCATATCGCAACCCTGGTGCTAGTCTTCTACCGAGGAAAGGTTCTTAAGTGTAATGTTATGATGTGAGCCACTCCACTTCAACTCTCCACCCTCAAAATAGAAAGCTTGGGGAGATTCATGTTTGATATCAAAATGTTCAGCGATATAATTGGATAGGTTCCGGTGGTCCTGAACGACCAGGTAGTATCCGTCCATATCCCTTTCATAATGGAATTTCTGGAATTCGTCGAAGGCATCAGCTGAAATCGGACATGTACTGCTATGCTTCATAAAAAAGAAATCTTTATTATCCTGCAACAACTTTTGAAAAGCTTCAACCGATGTTGTTTTTGTTAGCATTTCATCACCTTCTCATTAAACTGTTAATAACTTATCATTTATTGCTTCATTTAGCAAATACCATTCTTTCCTGTGCTATAATGATTTTGATTGGAGGATTTACATGAATAATAAACCACTCAAAAGATGGACCTTCCTGGATACCATCAATGCAGCCCTATTGATAGTCGTTCTGCTGTTCATGCTCGATTTCGAGAATAACAGAGCTGTATCCATCATTCTTCTGGCTGTATTTGCATTCTGGATTACGACCGTGATCCTGAGGAACGTCTTCATCTCCAAAATTGAAAAGGACCCGAACCATCCGATGCATAGACAGCAGTCGGGTAAAGGAGAAGATAAATAGAGAGCGAACTATGAGAGTTCGCTCTCTATTTCGTTGAGCTGGTCATAATACTCCTGATCCAGCTGCTGATATGTCTCCCGCAATGGGAGTATGTTCTGCAGCTGCAGTTCCTGAAGCTGTTCGTTATACTCCATCGTGTTCTTGCGCTCCTCGTAGTACTTTTCGAAACCATAGTACATCTCAAGGGTGAGGCTGCGGACGCGCACTCCCCTATCAGTCTCGAGGTTCATTTCATTCAGTGACTGTATATGCGCGTTTATGAGGGGGATCATGACTTCATCGATATGTTCCATCTTTTCCGCCCTTGATTCATCCTGCTGCAGCATCTCGGCCTCTGCTTCGAGGGCTGCACTGTTTTCATTGATCTGGGCGACGATTGCATCCATTTCTTCCGTTTCATCCTCACCGCTGATTGAATCTATCACTGCGTCCCTCTCCTCCTGGTTTTTCATGAAGGTCTGGCTCAGCTGTATGAGTGTCTCGTTGGAATGGACGGACCTATAGTACGTTTCTGTATAGTCACTCAACTGCTGGACGAAAGTACTCTTCAGTTCCAGGCTCTCAAGATATGATTCGTGGATATCAACCAATTCCTCATTGGATACTTCGATGTCTGCCACTGCTTCTTCCATCTGCGTGACGATGGGCATGATCTCCTCATCCAGCGTTTCACTCAGGGCAGCAAGCCTTTCCGTATCAATCTCCTCGTTTCTCGGAGAGAGCGTTTCCGGCAGATCATCAATTTCCAACTGGCTCATCTTCTCATCATATTCAGAATCAAGCACATGCACATCCTCCATGTTTGCCATATAGCTTTCGACATCCGCCTGGAAACCGGAAGTGCATCCCGCCAACAGGAGAGTGCCCAGCATCATGGATGCTATGATTGAAATTTTTTTATTATGCACGGAAGGTCACACTTTCATATTGTTATAGTGAGGCGGCCACTGCTCCAATTGCTAAACAAAATATAGCACACATCATAAATCATAACAACGTAATGGATATTGGATTGGCAAACGGGGAGATGTTGCCTTATAATGGTGATAAGTATTTTCTTTTGAAAGGAAACGTTATGGTGAACCATACTCAAATCGAAGAAGACTTAAAGTCTCTATTGGATCATTCAGAAATCAAAACATATGAACCCTTAAAAAAATATACATATACCGAAACCGGCGGCCCTGCCGACTTCTATATCACCGTCCATGATATAGAAGACGCCTCCAGGGTCCTCCAGTATAGTTATAGGAATGGGATTCCTGTAACTTATCTCGGCAACGGCTCCAATATCATCATAAGGGACGGGGGCATCCGCGGTATTGTATTGAACCTGCTCGAGTTGAATTATTTATTCGAGTCGGATGGCATCATTACAGTGGGCAGCGGCCGTGCCATCATTGATGTCTCAAAATATGCAAGGGACCTCTCGCTGACCGGCATGGAATTTGCATGCGGGATTCCCGGGAGTATCGGGGGCGCCGTCTATATGAACGCTGGTGCCTATGGCGGGGAAATCAAGGACTGCCTTCTCGAAGTCACCGTCTTGGATGAAACCGGCAAAAGGATTACCTTGAGAAATGATGAACTGGGCCTCGAATACAGGAAAAGCATGGTGCAGGAAAATGACTATGCCGTAGTCGAAGCCAAGTTCAGGCTGAAACCCGGGAAACGGGAGGATATACAGAAAATGATGGATGACCTGACGGAGCGCCGGGCTTCCAAACAGCCGCTGGAGTATCCTTCATGCGGGAGCGTCTTCCAGAGACCACCCGGGAATTTTGCAGGCAAGCTTATCCAGGAAGCCGGGCTTCAGGGCTACCGGATCGGTGGCGTCGAAGTTTCGAAAAAGCATGCCGGCTTCATGGTGAATGTGGATGGCGGTACAGCAAGTGATTATGAGGCATTGATTGAACATGTCCAGAAAAGGGTCTTCACCCTTTTCGGCGTCACCCTGAACCGCGAAGTGCGCATCATCGGCGAACCTGCCCATAAGCGGGCGGAACCCTACAAGTGACGTTCCATATTAAAAAAGACCCATCAAATGATGGGTCTTTCTTTTTATTGCTCCAGAGCCTGCTCGATTTCTTCCAGCTGACCGATTGTCGTCATCACGCCTCCGGAAGCGAGGTACCATAGTTTGGCGTCGAGATCGACGATTCTGTCATTCTTGATTGCATCCACATCCTGAATGACATTATTATCAAGGACTGTGCTGGAGGAGGATTCTCCACCAATCGCACTGCCCCTGTCGAGGGCAAGGATGATGCCTGGGTTCCTATCATTGATATATTCGTAGCTGATGGCCTGGCCATGTCTTGTAGTCGAGATTTCCTCATCTACTGGCTCAAAGCCCAGGTCATCAAAAAGGAATCCGTAACGTCCACCTGGTCCGTGCGCTGAAAGTTCTCCTTCATTTGCCATGACGAACAGCATTGTTTCATCGGTATCCGCCACTTTCTGCTTCACTTCTTCGATTTTGCTGTCGAAATCCGCAATCAGTGACTCAGCTTCTGAAGACTTGCCATAAATGTCTCCCAGCATCTGAGTGTAGTGTTTGATTTCTTCAAAATAGTTTTCGTTTGAAGGAGCAACATAAAGCACTTGGGCATCCGGTGCCGCCTTCTCAAATTCACTGATGATAGCCGAGTTCGCCTGGCGTCCAGAAATCATGATGATCTCCGGCTGAAGTTCAGCAATCTTTTCAAAGTCCGGGTCTTTCAGTGAACCGAGGTTTGCGTACTCATCTCCCTGGAATTCTTCCAATTCGTCTGGTAGTGTGCTTGAACTTTCACCTTTTGGCAAACCGACAACACTGTCCGACTCACCAAGCTCGTGGATAGTAGAGAGTGCACCATAGTCGAATACTGCAACTTTCTCCGGATTTACCGGCACTTCCACCGTTTCCGACACTTCTTCGCTTGCTTCTTCACCTTCGGCAGATTCATCGGAAATCGTGAACTGGTTTTCCACTTCGACAGTCTCGGTGCCTTCAGTTTCCGACGCTTCACTTTCGGATTCTGCACCTTCGGATGTACTTTCTCCATTTCCACATGCTGCAAGGACCATGAGTACCATTACAGTAAACAATAAGTAAAATTTCTTCATTTCCATTCCTCTTTCCAATTAGTGTTTTCAGCCCCCACTAAAAACATCCATATATCCGATAAGTCCCCATCACCTCCTTAAATGTGTATGCATTCGATAGACTATGCTCGTACCTGGTCTTCGATGAAATCATCCACCGAAGCATCTTGATGCTCGTCGAAGTAAACGCATATCTGCTGTCCATAGATGCACTCTATGTTGATGTCCATTTCGTATATGTCTTCAAGAATCTCCTTCTTGATTACATCATCCTTCTTGCCGCTGATCGCCACTTTTCCGTCTTTCATTGCAACGATGTTATCGGAATAGCAGGAAGCGAAATTAATGTCATGGATGACGATGATGATCGTCTTATTGCGTTCCCTAACAAGCCTCCTCAAGATCTGCATGATCTGCACGGAGTGCTTCATGTCAAGATTGTTGAGCGGTTCATCGAGAAAGATGTATTCGGTATCCTGGGCGATCGTCATGGCAATGTATACACGCTGCCTCTGACCGCCGGAAAGTTCATCGATATAACGCTCTTCATATTCCTCAAGTTCCATATAGCTGATCGCCTCATCGATGATTTCGTGGTCCCTTTCGTTCAGCCTTCCCTTTGAATAGGGGAACCGGCCGAAACTGATCAGCTCACGTACCGTGATCTTCAGATCCATGTGATTGGACTGCTTCAGGATGGCGATCTTCTTGGCAAGGGTATCACTTGGTGCCTGGAGAATGTTCTTCCCTTCCAGCAGCACCTCTCCACTGTCCTGGTCGAGCAGGCGTGTGATCATTGACAGCAGCGTACTCTTGCCGGCGCCATTCGGTCCGATGAAGGAGGTGACTTTCCCTTTGGCAATTGAAACGGATACGTCATTGACTACTTTCTTTTGGCCGTAAATTTTTGATATACCTTTAAGATCGATCATCTTCGACTCTCCTTAAGCATTAATATTATGAAGTACACCCCACCGACAAGGTTGATGATTACACTGATCTCAACCGCCTGGTTGAATACGTACTGGGTCAGCATCTGACCGAGCAGTAATGTGATCACTGCAAGCAATGTGCTCCCAAGGAGCAGGTAGCGGTGCTTGAACGTTTTGAACATTTCATGCGCCAGGTTGACGACGAGTAGGCCGAGAAACATGATGGGGCCGACGAGCGCGGTCGAGACCGATACCAGAACTGCGATGATGAGCAGAAGCTGGGAAACTTTTCTATCGTAGTTTACCCCCAAGTTTATCGCATGATCCCGTCCCAATGCAATTACATCCAGGGAATGGAAGTCCCTGAGGACTATTATCAGCATGAGGAGGACGATTGCGCCGGTGACCCAGATCAGGGAATCATTGATGGCATTGAATGATGCGAACATCGAATTCTGCAGGATCAGGAAATCATCGGGGTTGATCAGCATCTGCATGAACGTCGACAGGCTGTTGAAGAACGTGCCCAATATGATGCCGATCAAGAGCAGCAGGAATACATGGCTGCCGGTAAGTTTGAACAGATACTTGAAGACCAGAACCGTAAAGATCACGAGCCCGAGCATGCTGACCAGATAGTTGACGAAGTCATTGGTGAGCAGTGGAGAACTGGTTCCGACTATGAATACGATGATGGTCTGTATGAACAGGTAGACCGAGTCCAGCCCCATGATTGATGGCGTCAGAATGCGGTTTTTGGTGATCGTCTGGAAGATGACTGTCGAAATCGCAATCGCTATACCGACGATCAGCATCGTCACCACCCGGTTGACCCGGGAAGGGAGCTGATAGAACAGTATGTCAAAATTCAACTGATAGAGGATGTAGAATCCTGCAATCGCCAATGTCACAATCGTCAATATGAGAAGCAGGCGGTTGTTCTTTCCATTATGCATTTGATTTCACCCTCCTGAATATCATGATCAAGAAGATGAAACTTCCTATGACGCCGATCATCAGTCCAATTGAAATTTCGTAGGGGAAGATGATTACACGTCCCAGAATATCACATATCATTACAAACACTGCCCCAAGTACTGCTGTCTGCAGAATCGTATTCTTCAGATGGTCTCCCCGGAATATGGAAATGATATTTGGAATGATCAGACCAAGGAATGGCAGCATTCCCACAGTGACCACCACAAGCGCTGTAATCACTGCAGTAATAAGCAGACCTATGTTTATGACCCTTCTGTAGTTGAGCCCAAGATTCTTTGAAAAATCCTGCCCCATTCCTGCAATCGTAAATTGGTTGGCATACAGAAGTGCAATGATCAGGAATGGAATGCTTATGTATAGGACTTCATACCGACCGGAGATGATGATTGAAAAATCTCCTTGCAGCCAGCTCGATAGGGACTGGACCGAATTCGTCCTCAGACTGAGGAAGGTTGCCACGCTGGAAACCACATTCCCGAGCATCAGCCCGATGAGCGGGACGAACACTACATCCTTGAACTGTACACGCTGTATGATCTGCATGAACAGCAGTGTGCCTGCTAGACTCAAGGCCGAAGCGAAGAGCAGTTTCACAAGAAGGCTTGCTGTCGGGAAAAACATCAGTGCGATCAATATGCCGAGCCGTGCCCAATCCATCGTACCCGCAGTGGTGGGAGAAACAAATTTGTTGCGGGTCAGCTGCTGCATGATCAGCCCACATACACTGAGTGATGCACCTGCGATGATGATGGCGATGGTCCTTGGAAACCGGCTCTCCATGATGATGTTCTTCTGGTTGTCGGTCAAGTTGAAAAGATCACCAGGAGAGAGGTCGACGACGCCCACAAACATCGAAATGATTGAAAGCACGACCAATAATATAATCATGATGTCCAGTCTGAATAATTTATGTATCATATTAATCCACCTTAATTGATAATGATTATCACCGATAATCACAGTTACAATTATACACTGAAAACTAGTATTTTCAAGCATTTACACGATTCAGATAAAAAATAAAGCCATCCAATTGAACATCAGATGGCATGGCGTGGTATCAGTTGATGATGATGGTGTTGCCGTTCGGTGCCTCTTCCGAGCCTGAGAGGATGGACATGACTGTGCTGATCGCCTCGGAATTCGAGCGCTCCGGTGATTCCTCGTATCTGATGGAAGGACGATAGCTCAGTGCATACACATCGACATCCTCTTTCCTCAGCTCTGCAGCGGTGGAGTGTGTGAGCGCCTCAATGGCCCCGGTCACTGTATAGTACAGATTCCGTTCAAAGACATCTTCAAAGGATGGTTCGATGACATTGATGATTTTGGCGTCCCTCTCATCCTTCAGCATTGGCCTCAA from Salinicoccus sp. RF5 includes these protein-coding regions:
- the murB gene encoding UDP-N-acetylmuramate dehydrogenase translates to MVNHTQIEEDLKSLLDHSEIKTYEPLKKYTYTETGGPADFYITVHDIEDASRVLQYSYRNGIPVTYLGNGSNIIIRDGGIRGIVLNLLELNYLFESDGIITVGSGRAIIDVSKYARDLSLTGMEFACGIPGSIGGAVYMNAGAYGGEIKDCLLEVTVLDETGKRITLRNDELGLEYRKSMVQENDYAVVEAKFRLKPGKREDIQKMMDDLTERRASKQPLEYPSCGSVFQRPPGNFAGKLIQEAGLQGYRIGGVEVSKKHAGFMVNVDGGTASDYEALIEHVQKRVFTLFGVTLNREVRIIGEPAHKRAEPYK
- a CDS encoding ABC transporter ATP-binding protein, with amino-acid sequence MIDLKGISKIYGQKKVVNDVSVSIAKGKVTSFIGPNGAGKSTLLSMITRLLDQDSGEVLLEGKNILQAPSDTLAKKIAILKQSNHMDLKITVRELISFGRFPYSKGRLNERDHEIIDEAISYMELEEYEERYIDELSGGQRQRVYIAMTIAQDTEYIFLDEPLNNLDMKHSVQIMQILRRLVRERNKTIIIVIHDINFASCYSDNIVAMKDGKVAISGKKDDVIKKEILEDIYEMDINIECIYGQQICVYFDEHQDASVDDFIEDQVRA
- a CDS encoding DegV family protein, producing the protein MKIAVVVDSTSYLPKGLKEKYDIRTIPLNVLIGDQVYREDEDITNEEFFGQMRQMDELPTTSQPSIGDYILLLESLRSEGFTDVISVHLSGALSGTYQNAMAAGQSVEGIEVHAVDSEVACYVQGFMALYAAQNKGSLPLDTLLERLEEMKRQKHTNAYFVVDTLSNLQKGGRLTNAQALVGSLLKVKPILAFEEGRIVPFEKIRTKKKALTRVEEVFAKEMERHKGKPVTAVVIHSNAEEEGRKWMESLQADYPDITFRLSYFGPVIAAHLGEGALGLGYTTYEIDTDY
- a CDS encoding LCP family protein encodes the protein MKRTEKKRMHPAIKVLLALILISVIVFAGLIAYVYFQLKGTANQVFDNDFSNSTSELRETDVSFRNGDPVSVVLFGTDDDQARNESGMGQRSDTIMVVTLNPNTDEGKIVSIPRDTRAEIADRGTVEKINHAYAYGGPELAKRTVENFMDLPVDHFVSINMDGFTTIIDEIGGVSITSQDTFQQSGYQFTAGETYEMDGDMALAFSRSRKSEGAGGDSGRQHRQQQVVQGIAQEIMSLQTLTNFNSVLNVLSDNVKTDIPFGELNALRSDYQEGAQNMDRLTLEGTDQRLDDGLWYFLPNDESYNELRRELRENLELE
- the ytxJ gene encoding bacillithiol system redox-active protein YtxJ, with translation MLTKTTSVEAFQKLLQDNKDFFFMKHSSTCPISADAFDEFQKFHYERDMDGYYLVVQDHRNLSNYIAEHFDIKHESPQAFYFEGGELKWSGSHHNITLKNLSSVED
- a CDS encoding YigZ family protein; translated protein: MEQQYMNRVDTTTETVINKSRFIAYIQRTDSEEAAKSFINSIKSQHKDANHNCSAYIITPSALIQKADDDGEPSGTAGVPILEVLKREGLYNVTVVVTRYFGGIKLGAGGLIRAYSGAASDAVNAAGKVVEIDMTPYRITMDYTYTNRFEHELEASGIAISETAYTDKVTYLVHVEEDDRQSFISRVQEITKDTAALEELDMIQAESPVE
- a CDS encoding siderophore ABC transporter substrate-binding protein, producing MKKFYLLFTVMVLMVLAACGNGESTSEGAESESEASETEGTETVEVENQFTISDESAEGEEASEEVSETVEVPVNPEKVAVFDYGALSTIHELGESDSVVGLPKGESSSTLPDELEEFQGDEYANLGSLKDPDFEKIAELQPEIIMISGRQANSAIISEFEKAAPDAQVLYVAPSNENYFEEIKHYTQMLGDIYGKSSEAESLIADFDSKIEEVKQKVADTDETMLFVMANEGELSAHGPGGRYGFLFDDLGFEPVDEEISTTRHGQAISYEYINDRNPGIILALDRGSAIGGESSSSTVLDNNVIQDVDAIKNDRIVDLDAKLWYLASGGVMTTIGQLEEIEQALEQ
- a CDS encoding GGDEF domain-containing protein, with protein sequence MLIDFVLNVSITITGIYLFHRLQYLEDRRFIDSDIFQALLMTTLSVLLLMVPIHMYDMVFSLYFIPLLILVKYSVPYLIIGSVLIVFMFHHMIFNFDWQLYLIFFILYILIMMILPFLKFQKLKALTAASIIFTSLYVISIHFFFQALNPLQMIVFVLASTLVMFVAMMMYEDINAILRLLKRHEEEEYKDFLTQLGNVKALDNAVVELLEESDTLSMLLIDIDNFSLINDEHSHASGDALIRQMAHLLNNHAPTGGMLFRSSGEEFSMVIPDLSFDRTVRLAEAIRNSVERANFHINDTDTVHLTVSIGVGYQVVVPHTKGRLLKEADDMVHAAKKQGQNRVMFNPL
- a CDS encoding glycosyltransferase family 4 protein; translated protein: MYTLFLLTVSFLISLILMPIFIWGSRKFGFVDYPNSRKVHLKPIPYLGGVAILISFAIGVLISRPIEAEYKAIILGGVVIVIVGIIDDKYDLKPGLKLIGQIAASLVPVSYGILIDRITPFGVEIEFGILAIPITILWMVGIINAINLVDGLDGLATGVSIIALTSIGFITILQGNIFVMMICVILIGACLGFLVYNFHPAKIFLGDNGAMLLGFIISVVSLMGFKNITLISLFFPIIILAVPFIDMFFAALRRYRSNVSLVKADRSHLHHRLQNMGYTHAESVVLIYFIALLYSGASIILYLSTIPGSVIIILLLILTTEIIVEATNLIDSDKKPVLDFARRIFHRMIP
- a CDS encoding EMYY motif lipoprotein, producing MHNKKISIIASMMLGTLLLAGCTSGFQADVESYMANMEDVHVLDSEYDEKMSQLEIDDLPETLSPRNEEIDTERLAALSETLDEEIMPIVTQMEEAVADIEVSNEELVDIHESYLESLELKSTFVQQLSDYTETYYRSVHSNETLIQLSQTFMKNQEERDAVIDSISGEDETEEMDAIVAQINENSAALEAEAEMLQQDESRAEKMEHIDEVMIPLINAHIQSLNEMNLETDRGVRVRSLTLEMYYGFEKYYEERKNTMEYNEQLQELQLQNILPLRETYQQLDQEYYDQLNEIESELS